In Mycolicibacterium alvei, a single window of DNA contains:
- a CDS encoding arabinosyltransferase domain-containing protein translates to MPSDEPTDRVVGVARLIAIIAGIAGVVLCALVPLLPVKQTTATVLWPQGTDAGGNVTSVTAPLVSGAPQTLDVSIPCTAIATLPATGGLVFSTIPSDGIDASRNGLFVRANTETVVVAFRDSVAAVAPRAAINAGGCSALHLWANLGGVGADFVGIPGATGTAAVEKKPQVAGLFTDLKMAPQPGLSARVDIDTRFITSPTALKLLVMALGVLCVVASIIALAVLDRRGSHRVRGAWRRFVKVPLGTWIADIGVIGGLLVWHVIGAISSDDGYNLTIARVSADAGYTANYFRYFGTTEAPFDWYQSVLGHLATISTAGVWMRLPATLAGIGTWLLLSRWVLPRLGRRVALNRVTMWTAGAVFLAAWMPFNNGLRPEPLIAFGVLAVWALVEYTIGTRVLWATCLAIIVAAFSVTLAPQGLIALAPLLVGARAVIRIIKARRIALPALAALAGSAALIFVVVFRDQTLASVAESARIKYTVGPTISWYQEFLRYYFLTVEDSVDSSLTRRFAVLAMMLCLFGMIAVLLRKGGVPGLASGPVWRLIGTTAVGLLLLHFTPTKWAVQFGAFAGLAAALGAVTAFAFARVGLHSRRNLALYVTALLFVLAWATSGTNGWFYVGNYGVPWFDRQPVLAGFPVTTIFLALAIITAVLAGWLHFRIDYAGHTEVADTRRNRALASTPLLVVATIMVVLEVGSMAKGFVQRYPVYTTAKANVSALTSGLSADSCAMADDVLVEADTNAGMLQPVEGQTYGEYGPLGGENPVGFTPNGISDTLEPPKPVVANPGTVNSDGSPNKPNVGIAYAAGTGGGYGPVGVNGSRVYLPFGLDPARTPVMGSYKENTLAAKATSAWYQLPPRTADRPLVTVAAAGAIWYYDEEHEFHYGQSLKLQWGVHRPDGSFAALDAVQPIDVFAQYAWRNLRFPLAWAPPEANVARIVADDPNLSDDQWFGFTPPRVPTLQTAQDFLGTQTPVLMDIATAANFPCQRPFSEHLGVAELPEYRILPNVKQVVVSSNMWQSAQKGGPFLFIQALLRTSTIPTYLRDDWYRDWGSIEKYDPVVPAGQAPVATIEQGTQRVFGFSRPGPIRALP, encoded by the coding sequence GTGCCTTCCGATGAGCCAACCGACCGTGTGGTGGGCGTCGCACGCCTGATCGCCATCATCGCGGGCATCGCGGGTGTGGTGCTGTGCGCGCTGGTGCCGCTGCTGCCCGTCAAACAGACCACCGCGACCGTCCTGTGGCCGCAGGGCACCGACGCCGGGGGCAACGTCACCTCGGTGACCGCCCCGCTGGTGTCGGGTGCCCCGCAGACCCTCGATGTGTCCATTCCGTGCACGGCGATCGCGACGCTGCCCGCCACGGGCGGCCTGGTGTTCTCCACCATTCCGTCCGACGGGATCGACGCCAGCCGCAACGGGCTGTTCGTCCGGGCCAACACCGAGACCGTGGTGGTGGCGTTCCGTGACTCGGTGGCCGCCGTCGCACCCCGCGCGGCGATCAACGCCGGCGGCTGCAGCGCGCTGCACCTGTGGGCGAACCTGGGCGGTGTCGGTGCGGACTTCGTCGGCATCCCCGGTGCCACCGGCACCGCGGCCGTCGAGAAGAAGCCTCAGGTCGCCGGCCTGTTCACCGACCTGAAGATGGCACCGCAGCCCGGGTTGAGCGCCCGCGTCGACATCGACACCCGGTTCATCACCTCCCCGACCGCACTGAAGCTGCTGGTGATGGCGCTCGGGGTGCTGTGCGTGGTGGCCTCGATCATCGCGCTGGCCGTTCTTGACCGCCGTGGAAGCCATCGGGTCCGCGGGGCCTGGCGCCGCTTCGTCAAGGTCCCGCTCGGCACCTGGATCGCCGACATCGGCGTCATCGGCGGCCTGCTGGTGTGGCACGTCATCGGCGCCATCTCGTCGGATGACGGCTACAACCTGACCATCGCGCGGGTATCGGCCGACGCCGGGTACACCGCCAACTACTTCCGCTACTTCGGCACCACCGAGGCCCCGTTCGACTGGTACCAGTCGGTGCTGGGCCACCTCGCCACGATCAGCACCGCCGGTGTGTGGATGCGGCTGCCCGCCACCCTGGCCGGCATCGGCACCTGGCTGCTGCTGAGCCGCTGGGTCCTGCCGCGGCTCGGCCGGCGCGTCGCGCTCAACCGCGTCACCATGTGGACCGCAGGCGCGGTGTTCCTCGCCGCCTGGATGCCGTTCAACAACGGACTGCGCCCCGAACCGCTGATCGCCTTCGGCGTCCTCGCGGTCTGGGCGCTCGTGGAATACACAATCGGTACACGCGTTTTGTGGGCGACCTGCCTGGCGATCATCGTGGCGGCGTTCAGCGTGACCCTGGCCCCGCAGGGCCTCATCGCGCTGGCCCCGCTACTGGTCGGCGCGCGCGCCGTCATCAGGATCATCAAGGCCCGACGCATCGCCCTGCCCGCACTGGCCGCGCTCGCCGGGTCGGCGGCACTGATCTTCGTCGTGGTGTTCCGCGACCAGACCCTGGCCAGCGTCGCCGAATCGGCCCGCATCAAATACACCGTCGGCCCGACCATCTCGTGGTACCAGGAATTCCTGCGCTACTACTTCCTGACCGTCGAAGACTCGGTCGACAGCTCCTTGACCCGGCGGTTCGCGGTCCTGGCCATGATGCTGTGCCTGTTCGGCATGATCGCCGTCCTGCTGCGCAAGGGCGGCGTGCCCGGCCTGGCCAGCGGCCCGGTCTGGCGACTGATCGGCACCACCGCCGTCGGCCTGTTGCTCCTGCATTTCACCCCGACCAAGTGGGCCGTGCAGTTCGGTGCGTTCGCCGGGCTGGCAGCCGCGCTCGGGGCGGTGACGGCGTTTGCCTTCGCCCGGGTGGGCCTGCACAGCCGACGCAACCTCGCCCTCTACGTCACTGCGCTGCTGTTCGTGCTCGCCTGGGCCACGTCCGGCACCAACGGCTGGTTCTACGTCGGCAACTACGGTGTGCCCTGGTTCGACCGCCAGCCGGTGCTCGCCGGATTCCCGGTGACCACCATCTTCCTGGCGCTGGCCATCATCACCGCGGTGCTGGCCGGCTGGCTGCACTTCCGGATCGACTACGCCGGGCACACCGAGGTGGCCGACACCCGGCGCAACCGGGCGCTGGCGTCGACCCCGCTGCTGGTGGTCGCAACCATCATGGTGGTGCTCGAAGTCGGCTCGATGGCCAAGGGTTTCGTCCAGCGCTACCCCGTCTACACCACCGCCAAGGCCAACGTCTCGGCGCTGACCTCGGGGCTGTCGGCGGACAGTTGCGCCATGGCCGACGACGTCCTGGTCGAGGCCGACACCAACGCAGGCATGCTGCAACCGGTGGAAGGCCAGACCTACGGCGAGTACGGGCCACTGGGCGGCGAGAACCCGGTTGGCTTCACCCCCAACGGGATCAGTGACACCCTGGAGCCGCCGAAACCCGTCGTCGCCAACCCCGGCACGGTGAACTCCGACGGCTCACCCAACAAACCCAACGTCGGCATCGCCTACGCAGCGGGCACCGGCGGCGGCTATGGACCCGTCGGTGTCAACGGTTCCCGGGTGTACCTGCCCTTCGGCCTGGACCCGGCGCGTACCCCGGTGATGGGCAGCTACAAGGAGAACACCCTCGCGGCCAAGGCCACCTCGGCCTGGTACCAACTGCCGCCGCGTACCGCAGACCGACCATTGGTGACCGTCGCCGCCGCGGGCGCCATCTGGTACTACGACGAGGAACACGAGTTCCACTACGGCCAATCACTGAAACTGCAGTGGGGCGTGCACCGTCCCGACGGCAGCTTCGCAGCCCTCGACGCCGTCCAACCGATCGACGTGTTCGCCCAATACGCCTGGCGCAACCTGCGTTTCCCGTTGGCCTGGGCACCGCCGGAGGCCAACGTGGCCCGGATCGTCGCCGACGATCCGAACCTGTCCGACGACCAGTGGTTCGGTTTCACCCCGCCTCGGGTGCCAACCCTGCAGACCGCACAGGATTTCCTCGGCACGCAGACCCCGGTGCTGATGGACATCGCGACCGCCGCGAATTTCCCCTGCCAGCGCCCATTCTCCGAACATCTCGGTGTCGCCGAGCTGCCGGAATACCGCATCCTCCCCAACGTCAAGCAAGTGGTGGTGTCGTCGAACATGTGGCAGTCCGCCCAAAAGGGTGGTCCCTTCCTCTTCATCCAGGCGCTGCTGCGCACGTCGACCATTCCGACGTATCTGCGTGACGACTGGTACCGGGACTGGGGCTCGATCGAGAAATACGACCCGGTGGTGCCGGCCGGCCAGGCGCCCGTCGCCACGATCGAACAGGGGACCCAACGAGTGTTCGGCTTCAGCCGGCCCGGGCCGATCCGGGCCCTGCCATGA
- a CDS encoding arabinosyltransferase domain-containing protein, producing MSTTVREHSADKGVQLTRWVAMIAGLIGFLCAVATPLLPVVQTTATLNWPQAGQLGSVTAPLITQTPVTMSVTVPCEVLRSVPPEGAMVLGTAPKEGRQAALNALFVNVNAKRVDITDRNVVIASVEREKVNSPACERIEITSSEAGTFATFVGLTGKDGKELHTGFPDPNLRPQIVGVFTELSGAAPQGLSFSATIDTRFTSTPTTLKLVAMLLGIAATVVALLALWRLDRLDGRRMHHLIPSRWRTFSAVDVAVIGGFLSWHVIGANSSDDGYILQMARVADHAGYMSNYFRWFGSPEDPFGWFYNLLALMTHVSDASIWMRLPDLICALVCWLLLSREVLPRLGPAVIASKPALWAAGLVLMAAWMPFNNGLRPEGQIATGALITYVLIERAIISGRLTPAAMAIIAAAFTLGIQPTGLIAVAALLAGGRPLLRILVRRRRVLGLWPLVLPLLAAGTVILTVVFADQTLATVLEATRIRTAIGPSQEWYTENLRYYYLILPTVDGSLSRRFGFIITALSLFTSLFIMLRRKRVPGVARGPVWRLMGIIFATMFCLMFTPTKWVHHFGLFAAVGAAMAAVVTVLAGPAILRSARNRMAFTAAVLFVLALCFATTNGWWYVSSYGVPFNNDKPNIGGVTVSAIFFALFAITALWAYWLHLRPSAEGRLARALTAAPVPLAAGFMVVVFVGSMLYGVVRQDGTYSNASANLRAFAGGCGLADDVLVEPDTNDGFLTPVPGEYGPLGPLGGTASSGFAPNGVPDHIVAEAIRITVPMPGIDADWNADAELKTPGINGSTVPLPYGLDPARVPLAGSYVEGPAQQVSKLASAWYQLPAPDAAHPLVVVTAAGTITGNSIFNGLTEGQAVELEYGRPGPDGAAVPAGRVVPYDLGPIPSWRNLRFDRSEIPSDATFVRVIAEDESLSLGDWIAVTPPRVPEVKTVQEYIGSEQPVLMDWAVGLAFPCQQPMLHANGVTEVPKFRITPDYNAKMKDTDTWEDGINGGLLGISDLLLRQHVMATYLNKDWGRDWGSLRKFDTIVDAVPAEVELGTATHSGLYKPGRIRIKP from the coding sequence ATGAGCACCACGGTGCGCGAACATAGCGCTGACAAGGGCGTTCAGCTGACCCGCTGGGTCGCGATGATCGCCGGGCTCATCGGCTTCCTGTGTGCAGTGGCCACACCGCTGCTGCCGGTGGTCCAGACCACCGCCACGCTGAACTGGCCTCAGGCCGGCCAGTTGGGCAGCGTCACAGCACCTTTGATCACTCAGACCCCGGTCACCATGTCGGTGACAGTGCCGTGCGAGGTGCTCCGCTCGGTACCGCCCGAGGGCGCGATGGTGCTGGGCACCGCGCCCAAGGAGGGCAGGCAGGCCGCGCTCAACGCGTTGTTCGTCAACGTCAACGCCAAGCGCGTCGACATCACCGACCGCAACGTGGTGATCGCCAGTGTGGAACGGGAGAAGGTCAATTCGCCTGCCTGTGAACGCATCGAGATCACCTCGTCGGAGGCCGGAACCTTCGCCACGTTCGTCGGGCTCACCGGCAAGGACGGTAAGGAGCTGCACACCGGCTTCCCCGACCCGAACCTGCGACCCCAGATCGTCGGTGTCTTCACCGAGCTGAGCGGAGCCGCGCCGCAAGGCCTCTCGTTCTCAGCCACGATCGATACGCGCTTCACGTCCACGCCCACCACGCTCAAGCTGGTGGCGATGCTGCTCGGGATCGCCGCCACAGTGGTTGCGCTGCTGGCCCTGTGGCGCCTCGACCGGCTCGACGGCCGACGGATGCACCACCTGATCCCCTCACGCTGGCGCACGTTCAGTGCCGTCGACGTGGCGGTGATCGGTGGGTTCCTGAGCTGGCACGTGATCGGCGCCAACTCGTCCGACGACGGCTACATCCTGCAGATGGCACGGGTGGCCGACCACGCCGGCTACATGTCGAACTACTTCCGCTGGTTCGGCAGCCCCGAGGATCCGTTCGGCTGGTTCTACAACCTGCTGGCCCTGATGACCCATGTCAGCGACGCCAGCATCTGGATGCGTCTGCCCGATCTGATCTGCGCGCTGGTCTGCTGGCTGCTGCTGTCGCGTGAGGTGCTGCCGCGCCTCGGGCCCGCGGTGATCGCCTCCAAACCCGCGCTGTGGGCGGCCGGCCTGGTGCTGATGGCCGCCTGGATGCCGTTCAACAATGGCCTGCGCCCCGAAGGCCAGATCGCCACCGGCGCACTGATCACCTATGTGCTGATCGAACGCGCCATCATCTCCGGACGCCTGACCCCGGCCGCCATGGCGATCATCGCGGCGGCCTTCACCCTCGGCATCCAGCCGACCGGTCTGATCGCCGTCGCAGCACTGCTCGCCGGTGGTCGCCCGCTGCTGCGCATCCTGGTGCGTCGCCGTCGCGTCCTGGGCCTGTGGCCGCTGGTGCTGCCACTGCTGGCCGCGGGCACGGTGATCCTGACCGTGGTGTTCGCCGACCAGACGCTGGCAACGGTGCTGGAGGCCACCAGGATTCGTACCGCGATCGGCCCGAGCCAGGAGTGGTACACCGAGAACCTGCGCTACTACTACCTGATCCTGCCCACCGTGGACGGCTCACTGTCCCGCCGGTTCGGCTTCATCATCACCGCGCTGAGCCTGTTCACCTCGCTGTTCATCATGTTGCGGCGCAAGCGGGTTCCCGGTGTGGCCCGCGGGCCGGTCTGGCGACTGATGGGCATCATCTTCGCCACCATGTTCTGCCTGATGTTCACCCCCACCAAGTGGGTGCACCACTTCGGCCTGTTCGCCGCCGTGGGCGCAGCGATGGCGGCGGTGGTCACGGTGCTGGCCGGGCCGGCGATTCTGCGCTCGGCGCGTAACCGCATGGCGTTCACCGCGGCCGTGCTGTTCGTGCTGGCGCTGTGCTTCGCCACCACCAACGGCTGGTGGTATGTGTCCAGTTACGGCGTGCCGTTCAACAACGACAAGCCCAACATCGGTGGAGTCACGGTGAGCGCCATCTTCTTTGCGCTGTTCGCCATCACCGCGCTGTGGGCGTACTGGCTGCACCTGAGACCGTCGGCCGAGGGCCGGTTGGCACGGGCGCTGACCGCCGCACCCGTGCCGCTGGCGGCCGGGTTCATGGTCGTGGTGTTCGTCGGTTCGATGCTCTACGGGGTGGTGCGCCAGGACGGCACCTACTCCAACGCATCCGCGAACCTGCGAGCTTTCGCCGGCGGTTGCGGCCTGGCCGACGACGTGCTGGTCGAACCCGACACCAACGACGGGTTCCTGACCCCCGTGCCGGGTGAGTACGGTCCGCTGGGGCCGCTGGGCGGGACCGCATCGAGCGGGTTCGCACCGAATGGCGTACCGGATCACATTGTCGCCGAAGCAATTCGGATCACCGTGCCGATGCCGGGTATCGACGCCGACTGGAATGCCGACGCCGAGCTGAAGACCCCGGGCATCAACGGGTCGACCGTGCCACTGCCCTACGGGCTCGATCCGGCCCGGGTACCCCTGGCCGGCAGCTACGTCGAGGGACCGGCCCAGCAGGTGAGCAAGCTGGCCTCGGCCTGGTATCAGCTACCCGCACCCGATGCGGCCCACCCGCTGGTCGTCGTCACCGCGGCCGGAACCATCACCGGCAACAGCATTTTCAATGGACTCACCGAGGGCCAGGCGGTCGAACTGGAATACGGCCGCCCCGGACCCGACGGCGCCGCAGTGCCGGCCGGCCGGGTGGTGCCGTACGACCTGGGACCGATCCCGTCCTGGCGCAACCTGCGCTTCGACCGCAGCGAGATTCCCTCCGACGCAACGTTCGTCCGGGTCATCGCCGAGGATGAGTCGTTGTCCCTCGGAGACTGGATCGCGGTGACCCCACCCCGGGTGCCCGAGGTCAAGACCGTGCAGGAGTACATCGGCTCGGAGCAGCCGGTGCTGATGGACTGGGCTGTGGGCCTGGCCTTCCCGTGCCAGCAGCCGATGCTGCACGCCAACGGTGTCACCGAGGTGCCCAAGTTCCGGATCACCCCGGACTACAACGCCAAGATGAAGGACACCGACACCTGGGAGGACGGCATCAACGGCGGCCTGCTGGGCATCAGCGATCTGCTGCTGCGCCAGCATGTGATGGCCACCTACCTGAACAAGGACTGGGGCCGGGACTGGGGCTCGCTGCGCAAGTTCGACACCATCGTCGATGCGGTTCCGGCGGAGGTCGAACTCGGGACGGCGACGCACTCCGGGCTCTACAAACCGGGCCGGATCCGCATCAAGCCGTAG
- a CDS encoding acyl-CoA carboxylase subunit beta: MTNKTTAELLAELREKLELAKEPGDPKAIARRDKKGIPSARARIHALVDPGSFLEIGALAKTPGDPNALFGDGVVTGHGTINGRPVGVFSHDQTVFQGSVGEMFGRKVAKLMEWVAMVGCPIIGINDSAGARIQDAATSLAWYAELGRRHEMLRGLVPEISIILGKCAGGAVYSPIQTDLLVAVRDQGYMFITGPDVIKDVTGEDVTFDELGGADVQAQRGNIHKVVEDEAAAFQYVRDYLSFLPANHFDDAPIVNPGLEPEITPHDLELDSIVPDADNTAYDMHEILLRIFDDGDVFEIAEQRGPAMITAFARVDGQPVGVIANQPMFLSGVVDTDASDKAASFIRFCDSFNLPLVFVVDTPGAMPGVQQEKDGIIKRGGRFFNAIVEADVPKVTIVVRKAYGGGYAVMGSKQLSADLNFAWPTARIAVIGAEGAAQLLVKRFPDPTAPEVQKIRADFIEGYNLNLATPWIAAERGYIDGVIQPHETRLLLRKSLKLLRDKQNGPKTLRKHGLTPI, encoded by the coding sequence GTGACGAACAAGACCACGGCCGAACTCCTGGCCGAGCTCCGCGAGAAGCTGGAACTGGCCAAGGAGCCCGGCGATCCCAAGGCGATCGCCCGGCGGGACAAGAAGGGCATTCCGAGCGCCCGCGCGCGGATCCACGCGCTGGTCGATCCGGGCAGCTTCCTGGAGATCGGTGCCCTGGCCAAAACTCCGGGTGACCCCAACGCGCTCTTCGGCGACGGTGTGGTGACCGGGCACGGCACCATCAACGGCCGCCCGGTCGGGGTGTTCAGCCACGACCAGACGGTGTTCCAGGGTTCGGTCGGCGAGATGTTCGGCCGCAAGGTCGCCAAGCTGATGGAGTGGGTGGCCATGGTCGGCTGCCCGATCATCGGCATCAACGACTCGGCCGGCGCCCGCATCCAGGACGCGGCGACCTCGCTGGCCTGGTACGCCGAACTCGGCCGCAGGCACGAGATGCTGCGCGGTCTGGTCCCGGAGATCTCCATCATTCTGGGCAAATGTGCCGGCGGCGCGGTCTATTCGCCGATCCAGACCGATCTGCTGGTGGCGGTGCGCGACCAGGGCTACATGTTCATCACCGGCCCCGACGTGATCAAAGACGTCACCGGTGAGGATGTGACGTTCGACGAGCTCGGCGGCGCCGACGTGCAGGCCCAGCGGGGCAATATCCACAAGGTTGTGGAGGACGAGGCGGCCGCGTTCCAGTACGTGCGTGACTACCTTTCGTTCCTGCCCGCCAATCACTTCGACGATGCCCCCATCGTCAACCCGGGTCTGGAGCCCGAGATCACCCCGCACGATCTGGAGCTCGATTCGATCGTGCCGGACGCCGACAACACGGCCTACGACATGCACGAGATTCTGCTGCGGATCTTCGACGACGGTGACGTCTTCGAGATTGCCGAGCAGCGTGGCCCCGCGATGATCACCGCGTTCGCGCGGGTGGACGGCCAGCCGGTCGGCGTGATCGCCAACCAGCCGATGTTCCTGTCCGGTGTGGTGGACACGGATGCCTCCGACAAGGCCGCCAGCTTCATCCGGTTCTGCGACTCCTTCAACCTGCCTTTGGTTTTCGTGGTCGACACCCCGGGCGCCATGCCGGGCGTGCAGCAGGAGAAGGACGGCATCATCAAGCGTGGTGGCCGGTTCTTCAACGCGATCGTCGAGGCCGACGTGCCGAAGGTGACCATCGTCGTCCGCAAGGCCTATGGCGGCGGGTATGCGGTGATGGGTTCCAAGCAGTTGTCGGCGGATCTGAACTTCGCCTGGCCGACCGCGCGCATCGCGGTGATCGGCGCCGAGGGCGCCGCGCAGTTGTTGGTGAAGCGGTTCCCGGATCCGACCGCACCCGAGGTGCAGAAGATCCGCGCCGACTTCATCGAGGGCTACAACCTCAACCTGGCCACGCCGTGGATCGCGGCCGAGCGGGGTTACATCGACGGCGTGATCCAACCGCACGAGACCCGACTGTTGCTGCGCAAGTCGCTGAAGCTGCTGCGCGACAAGCAGAACGGTCCCAAGACGCTGCGCAAGCACGGACTGACGCCGATCTAA
- a CDS encoding phytoene desaturase family protein: MSTAVVVGSGPNGLAAAIVLARAGHEVTVLESAEEIGGGVRSGTVDGVLVDHCSAIHPMAVGSAFLAGLDLERHGLRWRWPEIDCAHPLDDGDAGLLYRSVEQTAAGLGADGARWRAVFGGPAARFDTLADDIMGPLLRIPAHPLTLARFGAPTVLPASLFARIFRTPAARALFGGVAAHTFRPLHYPMTSAIGLGILTAGHRHGWAVAEGGSQAITDALASVLAELGGKVRTGTRIARADQLPPADITMFDLTPTAVAEILGDRLPRRVARSYRRFRYGPGAFKVDFAVRGPVPWANAEVGRAGTVHLGGDFDEIAATEREIHAGRMPRRPFVLVGQQYLADPGRSAGDVNPIYAYAHVPHGYTGDATDAIVEQFERFAPGFADRIVATAVRSTTEMSVYNPNYVGGDICTGAKDIGQLVFGPRPTLAPYDVGIPGMYICSAATPPGPGAHGMCGANAATRALAHLRREP, encoded by the coding sequence ATGAGCACCGCCGTCGTGGTGGGCAGCGGGCCCAACGGGCTCGCGGCCGCCATCGTGTTGGCCCGGGCCGGGCACGAGGTCACCGTGCTGGAGTCGGCCGAGGAGATCGGCGGCGGCGTGCGCTCCGGGACCGTTGACGGAGTCCTCGTCGACCACTGCTCGGCGATCCACCCGATGGCGGTCGGATCGGCCTTTCTCGCCGGCCTGGATCTCGAGCGACACGGATTGCGCTGGCGCTGGCCCGAAATCGACTGTGCTCACCCGCTCGACGACGGTGATGCGGGCCTGCTGTACCGCAGCGTCGAGCAGACTGCGGCCGGGCTCGGCGCCGACGGTGCCCGCTGGCGAGCCGTGTTCGGTGGCCCCGCAGCCCGTTTCGACACGCTGGCTGATGACATCATGGGACCGCTACTGCGGATCCCGGCACATCCGTTGACGCTGGCCCGGTTCGGGGCGCCCACGGTGCTGCCCGCCTCGTTATTCGCCCGTATCTTCCGCACACCGGCCGCTCGGGCGTTGTTCGGAGGCGTTGCGGCCCACACCTTCCGGCCGTTGCACTATCCGATGACCTCGGCGATCGGGCTGGGCATCCTCACCGCCGGACACCGGCATGGGTGGGCTGTGGCGGAGGGAGGATCGCAGGCGATCACCGACGCGCTGGCCTCGGTGCTGGCCGAACTCGGCGGCAAGGTGCGTACGGGAACCCGAATCGCCAGGGCCGATCAACTGCCGCCCGCCGACATCACCATGTTCGACCTGACGCCCACCGCCGTCGCCGAAATCCTGGGCGACCGGTTGCCGCGCCGGGTGGCCCGCAGTTACCGCCGATTCCGTTACGGTCCAGGCGCATTCAAGGTCGATTTCGCGGTCCGCGGCCCGGTGCCGTGGGCCAATGCCGAGGTGGGTCGGGCCGGAACGGTCCATCTGGGTGGGGACTTCGACGAGATCGCGGCCACCGAGCGTGAGATCCATGCCGGGCGCATGCCACGCCGGCCGTTCGTCCTGGTGGGGCAGCAGTACCTGGCAGATCCGGGCCGTAGCGCCGGAGATGTCAATCCGATCTACGCGTATGCCCATGTGCCGCACGGGTATACCGGTGACGCAACCGATGCGATCGTAGAGCAGTTCGAGCGGTTCGCACCGGGCTTCGCCGACCGGATCGTCGCGACCGCCGTGCGTTCGACCACCGAGATGTCGGTGTACAACCCGAACTACGTCGGCGGGGATATCTGTACCGGCGCCAAGGACATCGGGCAGTTGGTGTTCGGACCGCGGCCCACGCTGGCACCCTATGACGTCGGTATCCCCGGTATGTACATCTGTTCGGCTGCCACACCGCCGGGGCCCGGCGCGCACGGCATGTGCGGCGCCAACGCGGCGACCCGAGCCTTGGCGCATCTGCGCCGCGAACCGTAG